From a region of the Haematobia irritans isolate KBUSLIRL chromosome 4, ASM5000362v1, whole genome shotgun sequence genome:
- the LOC142235657 gene encoding uncharacterized protein LOC142235657, with translation MIRTDPSTARNQLSGLKILRRNCNGLTRKVAEITDFMDKRGILISALQETKLSSRNGLTRSSCYSVIRQDRERNAGGGIAFIVHDSVRYRPMLLTRTDPHLVIQEKTVTVGKEDICILNVYIPPDSACQTGYKPMLRLHLNTERTILLGDLNAHHDSWYSEHGCDARGELIEDQVDDKDFCVLNEDRPNRITATCRSSPDVTMVSSDLVTQTSWHVDKAMNSDHLSMTVNIDFGTDTVIPEKRTFMNFGRANWELFTSLTEYEFATAPLQTSAPAGERSVRISPWRHQVHRASRKQRRVFRALKQDNPAMVIGQENVLRAIEAAKSSTAIGPDGLAMTMLKHIGENGVRYLTHTFNVCLSTLEIPDIWKIGKVVPVLKPGKQAHLGDSYRPITLLSPVTKILEAILLPYFTEHLMLAEHQHGFRSGRSTTTALCELTANIAEGLNSKRPHKRSILVALDLSKAFDTVNHTTLLGDIRGTSLPSNLKRWLANYMAGRQSYVEFRGKRSAPSSPQPPPDVHLIIYADDCSIVTTGRDIRELKVRINDYLPALRDFFVNRNLKLSAPKSTATIFTSCTKEVNLELDIHIRGQCPHMQEPQGSWCSSLIHMRK, from the exons ATGATACGGACTGACCCGTCCACTGCTAGGAACCAGTTGAGTGGTCTCAAGATCCTACGGAGGAACTGCAATGGACTGACAAGGAAGGTCGCTGAAATCACAGATTTCATGGACAAGAGGGGTATTCTCATATCTGCGCTCCAGGAGACCAAGCTCTCCAGTAGGAATGGTCTCACTAGATCATCCTGCTACTCTGTCATTAGACAAGATAGAGAAAGGAATGCCGGAGGGGGAATAGCCTTCATTGTCCATGACTCTGTGAGATACAGACCCATGCTACTGACCAGGACTGATCCCCATTTGGTGATACAGGAGAAAACTGTCACGGTGGGGAAGGAAGATATATGTATTCTAAACGTATATATTCCACCCGACTCTGCTTGCCAAACAGGATACAAGCCAATGCTGAGGCTCCACCTCAACACTGAGCGTACTATCCTGTTGGGTGACCTGAATGCGCACCATGACAGTTGGTACTCAGAGCATGGATGTGACGCTAGAGGAGAATTGATTGAGGATCAGGTGGATGACAAAGATTTCTGTGtattaaatgaagaccgccCGAATCGCATAACGGCCACATGCCGAAGCTCCCCTGACGTCACCATGGTTAGCTCAGACCTCGTGACTCAGACCTCATGGCATGTAGACAAAGCCATGAACTCCGACCACCTCTCGATGACAGTGAATATTGACTTTGGGACAGACACCGTAATTCCAGAGAAGAGAACATTTATGAACTTTGGTAGAGCTAATTGGGAGCTTTTTACCTCGCTAACCGAGTACGAGTTTGCCACTGCCCCCCTACAAACGTCAGCGCCGGCTGGAGAGAGATCCGTCCGAATTTCCCCATGGAGGCATCAAG TTCATCGTGCAAGCAGAAAGCAAAGGCGAGTCTTCCGTGCTCTCAAACAGGACAATCCCGCTATGGTCATCGGTCAGGAGAATGTTCTCCGGGCGATAGAGGCCGCCAAGAGCTCCACAGCAATTGGCCCAGATGGCCTGGCTATGACGATGCTGAAACACATTGGAGAGAATGGCGTTAGATATCTGACCCACACCTTCAATGTCTGTCTCAGCACTCTCGAAATACCAGACATCTGGAAAATAGGGAAGGTTGTTCCCGTTCTGAAACCGGGAAAACAGGCACACCTTGGAGACTCGTATCGACCAATTACTCTTTTATCCCCCGTAACGAAGATTCTGGAAGCTATTCTACTGCCCTACTTCACAGAACACCTAATGTTGGCAGAACATCAGCATGGTTTCCGCTCGGGCAGGAGCACAACCACTGCGTTGTGCGAATTAACGGCCAACATCGCAGAGGGACTGAATAGTAAGAGACCGCATAAACGTTCGATTCTCGTAGCATTGGACTTGTCTAAGGCGTTCGACACAGTGAACCACACCACGCTCTTGGGAGATATTAGGGGAACCTCCCTTCCCAGTAATCTTAAGAGATGGTTGGCGAACTACATGGCTGGCAGACAGTCCTATGTGGAATTCAGAGGAAAAAGATCAGCGCCCAGCT CTCCCCAACCACCACCAGATGTCCATCTGATAATCTATGCGGACGACTGTTCCATAGTGACAACAGGTAGGGACATAAGGGAGCTTAAGGTGAGGATTAATGATTACCTACCTGCACTTAGGGATTTCTTTGTCAACAGGAATCTGAAACTTTCTGCCCCCAAATCGACAGCGACTATTTTCACATCGTGTACCAAGGAAGTGAACCTGGAACTCGATATCCACATTCGTGGCCAGTGTCCCCACATGCAAGAACCCCAAGGTTCTTGGTGTTCCTCTTTGATACACATGCGGAAATGA